One part of the Salinivirga cyanobacteriivorans genome encodes these proteins:
- a CDS encoding alpha-amylase family glycosyl hydrolase — protein MKSIFIMSIITLSFLFGGCNQAKKNQVAEQAAKADPVEASKASTIYEVNIRQYTPEGTIEAFMQHIPRLKELGVDILWIMPIYPIGEKNKKGPLGSYYAVKDYKDVNPEFGTKDDFKKLVKTVHDNDMMIILDWVANHTAWDHPWIKKHPEWYTKDSTGDVVAPVEDWTDVADLNYENQEMRQAMTDALVYWVKEFNVDGYRCDVASMVPNDFWESARTEMEKVKPVFMLAEAEKPELHKMAFDANYAWELHHIMNEIAKGKQNASHLRKYFKKEPTRFADSVYRMAFTTNHDENSWNGTVFERMPNSYKTFAVFTYAAPTFPLIYSGQEAGLNKRLAFFKKDTIEWKEHEMGALYKKLNTLKEDNPALWNGRYGGKINVLKTNHSKQIFAFTREKEDNKVLAIFNLSDTAAEVKFKNFKPAQSFKDAFTGKEFDGKTSIKLEPWDYFIGLK, from the coding sequence ATGAAGTCAATATTCATTATGTCGATCATTACATTATCGTTCCTTTTTGGAGGATGCAACCAGGCTAAAAAAAATCAGGTTGCAGAACAGGCAGCAAAAGCCGATCCTGTAGAAGCCAGCAAGGCTTCCACCATTTATGAAGTTAATATCAGACAATACACCCCCGAAGGTACAATCGAGGCCTTTATGCAGCACATTCCACGTCTTAAAGAACTTGGCGTAGATATTTTATGGATTATGCCCATATACCCCATAGGTGAGAAAAACAAAAAAGGCCCTTTAGGTAGCTACTACGCAGTAAAAGATTATAAAGATGTAAATCCGGAATTTGGCACAAAAGACGATTTTAAAAAACTCGTTAAAACAGTGCACGACAACGACATGATGATTATCCTGGACTGGGTTGCCAACCATACAGCCTGGGATCACCCCTGGATAAAAAAGCACCCGGAATGGTATACAAAAGATTCGACTGGCGATGTTGTTGCTCCCGTTGAGGACTGGACCGATGTGGCAGACCTGAACTACGAAAACCAGGAAATGCGCCAGGCCATGACCGATGCGCTCGTATATTGGGTAAAAGAATTCAATGTAGACGGGTACCGTTGCGATGTGGCCAGCATGGTTCCAAACGATTTTTGGGAAAGTGCCAGAACAGAAATGGAAAAGGTTAAGCCGGTTTTTATGCTTGCAGAAGCAGAAAAACCAGAACTGCACAAAATGGCATTCGATGCAAACTATGCCTGGGAACTGCATCACATTATGAATGAAATTGCCAAAGGCAAACAAAATGCATCGCACTTACGCAAATACTTCAAAAAAGAACCAACCCGTTTTGCTGATAGTGTTTACCGCATGGCATTTACCACAAATCATGATGAAAACTCATGGAACGGAACTGTATTTGAACGCATGCCTAACAGTTATAAAACTTTTGCTGTTTTCACTTATGCTGCCCCCACCTTCCCGCTCATATACAGTGGTCAGGAAGCAGGCCTAAACAAGCGGCTCGCTTTCTTTAAAAAAGATACCATAGAATGGAAAGAACACGAAATGGGAGCACTTTACAAAAAACTCAACACGCTTAAAGAAGATAACCCGGCCTTGTGGAATGGACGCTATGGTGGCAAAATCAATGTCCTGAAAACAAATCACAGCAAACAAATTTTTGCTTTCACACGTGAAAAAGAAGACAATAAAGTACTGGCAATATTTAATTTATCAGACACTGCCGCAGAGGTAAAATTCAAAAATTTTAAACCAGCGCAGAGCTTTAAAGATGCCTTCACAGGGAAAGAATTCGATGGAAAAACATCCATTAAACTTGAACCCTGGGATTATTTTATCGGTTTAAAATAA
- a CDS encoding alpha-amylase family glycosyl hydrolase, translating to MLKIKSIALIFVLATGLILAGCSKQADTFTLPEQSLVVGLASPVTVNPDTTVVYITDYFPTHPQIDSVKAPEAFKVQQGSETITIIAKSNKIPKLGNLEVFTDSTRYDIILKSSGKMKVPFSFQSNKNYQKVQLKGEFNGWNPNATSLQKNGDQWETTLTLAPGEYQYLIVADGKEMLDPNKEDSVSNNIGGYNSLLEVGKYKNLQKPHLYAKSTNNGHVSIGYENDITNYFVLGQNKILPNSLVELNNNELNITVPEALKHKKRTYIRVFASNDDGISNSVRIPLDKGRIMLDADKLTRTDFEAATIYNVFTDRFNDGNPDNTWKIDDESIHPKANYFGGDIEGIIEKINDGYFSNLGINTLWVSPLVKNPEEAYGMYPNPKTRFSGYHGYWPVSFTQLNPHFGTEEDLKRLVETAHANNMNVLLDFVANHVHEDHPVIKANPDWKTNLYLPDGSLNTENWDSHRLTTWFDTFMPTLDLTKPEVTNMLTDSAVYWIKEYNLDGFRHDATKHVPEIFWRTLTQKLRKEVVIPENRRLYQIGETYGSPELIGGYVNSGQLNAQFDFNVYDALVATLASDKGFEALVNEIQKSLKYYGAQHIMGNITGNQDRARFISYASDALSFDEDAKKAGWTREIKVENPVGYEKLEMLNSIVATIPGLPVIYYGDEIGMVGGNDPDNRRMMRFNNLKKKEQEVKKATAKLLNFRQKALPLIFGDFKVLHLENNQLVYQRRYFDEVVIVALNDSKEEVSINFDDPLSKIQTDYYTLRKTAFKKEKGEIHIKLSPYSYEVITNVKQ from the coding sequence ATGCTTAAAATAAAATCTATTGCACTGATCTTTGTGCTTGCAACGGGCCTGATACTTGCCGGCTGCAGCAAACAAGCTGATACATTTACCCTGCCAGAACAAAGCCTGGTGGTTGGTCTTGCATCACCTGTAACTGTAAATCCTGATACGACAGTGGTATACATCACTGACTATTTTCCGACGCATCCCCAGATTGATTCTGTAAAAGCGCCGGAAGCATTTAAAGTGCAGCAAGGTTCAGAAACAATTACCATCATTGCAAAGTCCAACAAAATACCAAAACTGGGTAATTTGGAAGTTTTTACTGACAGCACAAGGTACGACATCATCCTCAAATCGTCGGGCAAAATGAAGGTACCCTTCTCCTTTCAGAGTAATAAAAACTATCAAAAGGTGCAACTTAAAGGAGAATTTAATGGCTGGAACCCCAATGCAACCAGTTTGCAAAAAAATGGAGACCAATGGGAAACCACATTGACGCTCGCACCGGGAGAATACCAGTACCTCATTGTAGCAGATGGTAAAGAAATGCTCGATCCGAATAAGGAAGACAGTGTCAGCAATAACATTGGAGGCTACAACTCACTTTTAGAGGTTGGTAAATATAAAAACCTTCAAAAGCCGCATTTGTATGCCAAAAGCACGAACAATGGCCACGTCAGCATTGGTTATGAAAACGATATCACAAACTACTTTGTACTGGGACAAAACAAAATACTCCCAAATTCGCTTGTGGAGCTCAACAATAACGAGTTAAACATTACTGTTCCTGAAGCACTAAAGCATAAAAAAAGAACCTATATCAGGGTATTTGCATCAAATGATGATGGCATTTCCAATAGTGTACGTATTCCTTTAGACAAGGGCAGGATAATGCTTGATGCTGACAAACTTACAAGAACGGATTTTGAAGCGGCCACAATATACAATGTATTTACAGACCGGTTTAATGATGGCAACCCGGACAATACATGGAAAATTGACGATGAATCTATTCACCCAAAAGCCAACTATTTTGGCGGCGACATTGAAGGAATCATCGAAAAAATAAACGATGGCTATTTCAGCAACCTGGGCATCAATACACTGTGGGTTTCACCACTGGTGAAAAATCCCGAAGAAGCTTATGGGATGTATCCTAATCCCAAAACACGCTTCTCCGGGTACCACGGTTACTGGCCGGTTTCATTTACCCAACTCAATCCACATTTTGGCACAGAAGAAGATCTGAAACGCCTCGTAGAAACAGCCCATGCCAACAACATGAATGTTTTACTCGATTTTGTGGCCAATCATGTACACGAAGATCATCCGGTTATTAAGGCAAATCCCGATTGGAAAACAAACCTTTACCTTCCCGACGGATCGCTTAATACTGAAAACTGGGACTCGCATCGGTTAACGACCTGGTTCGATACTTTTATGCCCACATTGGATCTTACCAAACCTGAAGTCACCAATATGCTTACCGATTCAGCTGTGTACTGGATTAAGGAATATAACCTGGATGGTTTCAGACACGATGCCACCAAACATGTTCCTGAAATTTTTTGGCGCACACTTACACAGAAATTAAGAAAAGAGGTTGTGATACCTGAAAACCGCAGACTTTATCAAATTGGAGAAACCTACGGTTCGCCGGAACTTATTGGCGGCTATGTAAATTCAGGTCAACTTAATGCGCAGTTCGACTTTAATGTATACGATGCATTGGTTGCCACACTGGCAAGCGATAAAGGTTTTGAAGCATTGGTAAATGAAATTCAAAAAAGCCTGAAATATTATGGAGCTCAACACATAATGGGTAATATTACAGGTAACCAGGACCGTGCCCGTTTCATTTCCTACGCCTCAGATGCACTTAGCTTTGATGAAGATGCAAAAAAGGCAGGCTGGACACGTGAAATAAAAGTTGAAAACCCTGTTGGATACGAAAAACTTGAAATGCTCAACAGCATTGTTGCTACAATACCGGGGCTGCCCGTTATCTACTATGGCGATGAAATTGGTATGGTAGGCGGTAACGACCCTGACAACAGGCGTATGATGCGATTCAACAACCTTAAGAAAAAAGAGCAGGAAGTCAAAAAAGCAACAGCCAAACTACTCAATTTCAGACAAAAAGCACTGCCACTTATTTTCGGCGATTTTAAAGTTTTACACCTCGAAAATAACCAGTTGGTTTATCAACGCAGATACTTCGATGAAGTAGTTATTGTGGCCCTGAATGACAGTAAAGAGGAGGTCAGCATTAACTTTGATGATCCTTTATCAAAAATACAAACAGATTACTATACACTCAGAAAGACAGCGTTTAAAAAGGAAAAAGGTGAAATACATATAAAACTATCACCTTACAGTTACGAAGTAATTACCAATGTAAAACAATAA
- a CDS encoding family 65 glycosyl hydrolase domain-containing protein: MKNYITHHPWKIIEEGYRPEYNRISESIFSLGNGKFGQRGNFEEYFSGDSLQGNYLGGVYYPDKTRVGWWKNGYPEYFAKVLNAPDWTGIRIKIDGQELDPHKLKLIDFRRELDMQNGHFSKIYKAEFPDGKQIKIHSTRMLSIVNDELGAIKYSITPLNFSAPTEILLPINGDIKNEDANYDEHFWDEIEKSASARAPYLITETRKTHFRACYAMHYSLEVDGTPQSLTQFDSIEETKYIAHRLNVKLDEKKTTTIYKYAAVVTSRDHKNSDLKTVASEVLAYAKSKGFCTILDEQKAAWKEKWNHGDIAIEGDTAAQQGIRYNIFQLNQTYTGQDERLNIGPKGFTGEKYGGSTYWDTEAYLLPFYLSTSEPDVARNLLIYRFKHLQKAIENAEKLGFTNGAALYPMVTMNGEECHNEWEITFEEIHRNGAIAYAIFSYIRYTGDKRYLADYGLEVLIGISRFWAQRVNYSEDKQKYVMLGVTGPNEYENNVNNNWYTLKMAQWTMQYTMEAINYVKQTIPEEWQRIVTKSNFVESDEISNWKRICENLYFPYDQKREVFLQQDGFLDKELKPVSNIPAEETPINKHWSWDRILRSCYIKQADVLQGLYFFEDQYEKETIKRNYDFYEPMTVHESSLSACIHSIMAAKLGDEKRSYEFYLSASRLDLDDYNSDSDEGLHVTSMGGTWMSIVQGFGGMRIKNNMLSFNPFMPEKWKSFSFKINFRGHLLNIVIDKDNVNIHNDADEPLKVLLFDKTQTIEANDKITVDMNCQNK; encoded by the coding sequence GTGAAGAACTACATCACACATCATCCGTGGAAAATTATAGAAGAGGGCTACAGGCCAGAGTACAACCGCATATCTGAAAGTATTTTCAGTTTAGGGAATGGTAAATTCGGACAACGAGGAAATTTTGAAGAATATTTCTCAGGTGACAGCCTGCAGGGCAATTACCTGGGCGGCGTGTATTATCCGGATAAAACCCGCGTAGGCTGGTGGAAAAACGGATATCCCGAATACTTCGCAAAAGTGCTTAATGCACCCGACTGGACAGGTATTCGCATTAAAATAGATGGACAGGAGCTGGATCCGCATAAACTAAAATTAATCGATTTCAGGCGCGAACTCGATATGCAAAACGGCCATTTCAGCAAAATTTACAAAGCTGAATTTCCTGATGGCAAGCAAATTAAAATCCACTCAACCCGCATGCTCAGTATTGTAAACGATGAGCTGGGCGCCATTAAATACAGCATTACACCACTCAACTTTTCTGCCCCAACAGAAATACTCCTGCCCATTAATGGCGATATTAAAAATGAAGATGCCAACTATGACGAGCATTTTTGGGATGAAATAGAAAAATCGGCTTCAGCAAGAGCACCATATCTCATTACCGAAACACGCAAAACTCACTTCAGGGCTTGTTATGCCATGCACTACAGCCTCGAGGTTGACGGCACACCACAATCGTTAACACAGTTCGATTCCATAGAGGAAACGAAATATATTGCGCATAGGTTAAATGTTAAACTGGACGAGAAAAAGACAACAACCATATACAAGTATGCTGCTGTCGTTACCTCAAGAGATCATAAAAACAGCGATCTGAAAACTGTAGCCTCCGAAGTGCTGGCTTATGCCAAAAGCAAAGGTTTCTGCACCATTCTCGATGAGCAAAAAGCTGCATGGAAAGAAAAATGGAACCACGGAGACATTGCTATAGAGGGCGATACCGCAGCACAGCAGGGCATACGCTACAATATTTTCCAGTTAAACCAAACTTACACCGGGCAGGATGAACGTTTGAACATTGGCCCCAAAGGCTTTACAGGCGAAAAATATGGCGGAAGCACATATTGGGATACAGAAGCCTACCTCCTGCCGTTTTACCTCAGTACCTCTGAACCGGATGTAGCACGCAACCTGCTCATATATCGCTTTAAACACTTACAAAAAGCCATCGAAAATGCAGAAAAGCTTGGCTTTACCAATGGAGCAGCACTTTACCCCATGGTTACCATGAACGGTGAAGAGTGCCACAATGAGTGGGAAATTACTTTTGAGGAAATCCACCGGAACGGCGCAATTGCATATGCAATATTTAGTTACATCCGCTATACCGGAGACAAACGCTACCTTGCCGATTACGGACTGGAAGTATTGATTGGCATTTCAAGGTTTTGGGCCCAACGCGTCAATTATTCAGAAGACAAACAAAAATATGTGATGCTCGGGGTAACAGGTCCAAACGAATATGAAAATAATGTAAACAATAACTGGTATACTCTTAAAATGGCGCAATGGACCATGCAATACACCATGGAAGCCATCAATTATGTGAAACAAACCATACCGGAAGAGTGGCAGCGGATTGTTACAAAATCAAACTTCGTAGAATCTGACGAAATATCCAATTGGAAACGAATTTGCGAAAACCTGTATTTCCCATACGACCAAAAACGTGAAGTGTTTTTACAACAAGATGGTTTCCTCGACAAAGAGCTTAAACCAGTTAGCAACATACCAGCTGAAGAGACACCAATAAACAAACACTGGTCGTGGGACAGAATACTACGTTCCTGTTACATCAAACAGGCAGATGTATTACAAGGACTCTACTTTTTCGAAGATCAGTATGAAAAAGAGACCATCAAGAGGAACTACGACTTTTATGAACCCATGACCGTTCATGAATCATCACTTTCTGCTTGTATTCACTCCATAATGGCTGCTAAACTTGGCGATGAAAAACGTTCATATGAATTTTACCTGTCTGCGTCACGCCTCGATTTAGATGATTACAACAGCGATTCTGACGAGGGATTACACGTAACAAGCATGGGCGGTACATGGATGTCTATTGTCCAGGGATTTGGCGGTATGCGTATCAAAAACAACATGCTATCGTTCAACCCATTCATGCCCGAAAAATGGAAATCATTTTCATTTAAAATTAACTTCCGTGGCCACTTGCTGAATATTGTAATTGACAAAGACAATGTCAATATTCATAACGATGCCGATGAGCCGCTCAAAGTTTTACTTTTTGATAAAACACAAACAATTGAGGCCAACGATAAAATTACCGTTGATATGAATTGTCAGAATAAATAA
- a CDS encoding glycoside hydrolase family 13 protein — protein MSTIKKSIILLLLNIFAFSFLSFGQYEIKRIEPAFWWTGMEHTEVQVMLYGNEIGELKPEINYPGVTLTKALATANKNYLFIYLDISRSAKPGMVNITLQKDDKNIQKIKYQLKARKPQSASRAGFNSSDVIYLLYPDRFANGNEANDNIRGYEDKLNRADDYGRHGGDLQGIIDHLDYIEEMGFTALWLNPVMESAMPRASYHGYAITDFYRVDPRLGNNELYVKLSEEADKRGIKLIQDMIMNHCGANHWWMQDPPSSDWVHYPEQKTNTNHRRVTLHDPYASEADKDVFEQGWFVNAMPDMNQDNKLLADYLIYNSVWWIEQANLGGIRHDTHPYSDAEFLNRWTCHIMEEYPNFNIVGEEWSLSPIVLAKWQRGSNLPVDFSSCLPSLMDFPIQVSLVEALTEKEGWNTGFIKVYEKLASDYLYPDPMNLVIFPDNHDMDRFYRQVNEDLDLFKMGIAYMLTMRGIPQIQYGTEVLMSNTKPHDHGQIREDFPGGWADDKTNAFTGKNLAEPKTEAQHFIKTLLNWRKNNSTIHHGKLMQYAPTHDGTYVYFRYDSDHTIMVVFNKNKEAAKINTSHFYERTKGFTSGRDIITGKEYKIENLNAPARSVLILELK, from the coding sequence ATGAGTACTATAAAAAAAAGTATCATCTTGCTCTTGCTGAATATTTTCGCATTCAGCTTTTTAAGCTTCGGACAGTACGAGATTAAACGCATAGAGCCTGCATTCTGGTGGACAGGAATGGAACATACTGAGGTACAGGTTATGCTTTACGGAAATGAAATCGGCGAACTCAAACCCGAAATAAATTATCCCGGCGTAACTCTTACAAAAGCTTTGGCTACAGCCAACAAAAACTACCTTTTCATTTACCTTGATATTTCCAGATCAGCTAAACCCGGAATGGTAAATATTACCCTTCAAAAGGATGACAAAAATATTCAGAAAATCAAATATCAACTAAAAGCAAGAAAACCTCAATCAGCATCCAGGGCCGGATTCAACAGCTCAGATGTAATTTATTTACTTTACCCTGATCGCTTTGCTAATGGAAATGAAGCAAACGATAATATCAGAGGTTATGAAGACAAGCTAAACCGTGCCGACGACTATGGTCGCCATGGAGGAGATTTGCAAGGCATTATCGACCACCTCGACTATATTGAAGAAATGGGGTTTACAGCCCTTTGGCTCAATCCGGTGATGGAAAGTGCTATGCCAAGAGCCTCATATCATGGATACGCCATAACGGACTTTTACAGGGTCGACCCAAGGCTTGGAAATAATGAATTGTATGTAAAACTGAGTGAGGAAGCCGACAAAAGAGGCATTAAACTCATTCAGGATATGATCATGAACCACTGCGGAGCCAACCACTGGTGGATGCAGGATCCTCCATCTTCTGACTGGGTGCATTACCCTGAACAAAAAACCAATACCAATCACCGAAGGGTAACGCTGCATGATCCTTATGCATCGGAGGCTGATAAAGATGTGTTTGAACAAGGTTGGTTTGTCAATGCCATGCCTGACATGAACCAGGATAACAAATTGCTGGCAGATTATTTAATTTATAACTCCGTTTGGTGGATCGAACAGGCTAACCTGGGCGGAATACGCCATGATACCCATCCATATTCAGATGCAGAATTCCTTAACCGGTGGACATGTCATATTATGGAAGAATATCCGAATTTTAATATCGTGGGAGAAGAATGGAGCCTTAGCCCCATTGTATTAGCAAAATGGCAAAGGGGAAGCAACCTGCCGGTAGATTTTTCATCATGCTTACCCAGTTTGATGGATTTCCCCATACAGGTTTCTCTAGTAGAAGCACTCACTGAAAAAGAGGGTTGGAATACCGGTTTTATTAAAGTATATGAAAAACTTGCCAGCGATTACCTTTACCCCGACCCCATGAACCTGGTCATTTTTCCGGACAATCATGACATGGACCGCTTTTACCGGCAAGTAAATGAAGACCTTGATCTTTTCAAAATGGGTATTGCTTACATGCTGACCATGAGAGGCATACCTCAAATCCAATATGGCACAGAAGTGCTTATGAGTAATACAAAACCTCATGATCACGGACAAATTCGCGAAGATTTCCCCGGAGGTTGGGCGGATGACAAAACCAATGCTTTTACAGGTAAAAACCTGGCTGAGCCCAAAACCGAAGCTCAGCATTTCATTAAAACACTTTTAAACTGGAGAAAAAATAATTCAACCATCCATCATGGCAAATTGATGCAGTATGCGCCAACCCACGATGGCACTTATGTCTATTTTCGTTACGATAGTGACCATACCATAATGGTTGTTTTCAACAAAAACAAAGAAGCCGCTAAAATAAATACCAGCCATTTTTATGAGCGTACGAAAGGTTTTACAAGCGGCAGAGATATAATTACCGGAAAAGAGTACAAAATAGAAAACCTTAATGCGCCAGCAAGAAGCGTATTAATACTGGAATTGAAATAA
- a CDS encoding SusE domain-containing protein: MKHLKYIILAILGIGLLIACEEDFDDPVLQQVGEFTLNELNAGDFEPVLSDDIAEDTFATFVWTPVEYNVPTVNEYTIEVDTAGNNFENAVVVTTVTDTNEASVSVFNFNLALTGKLGFEPYLSADVEVRVASIAGETNPHKAYTNAISMNVTSYDPPFEPEKLIVYGSDDTEIGYLMPVDEQGTYEGYVYVEAANEIQFGDEARETILGNDGAAGPDDDVDLNDDLFEDQGYIAVDSGYYQVTVNTYDYNFDMYETHWGVIGSAMPDGWDSDIDMTYVPEDNVWTITQETADGEFKFRPNDLWDPLNYGDDGADGVPEEYGANIAISAGTWTITLDLSEYPYSYTVEEAK, translated from the coding sequence ATGAAACATTTAAAATACATCATATTAGCAATTTTGGGCATCGGACTGCTGATCGCATGCGAAGAAGACTTTGATGATCCGGTGCTGCAACAAGTAGGTGAATTCACCCTAAATGAACTCAATGCAGGAGATTTTGAACCTGTATTAAGTGATGATATTGCAGAAGATACGTTTGCTACATTTGTATGGACTCCCGTTGAATATAATGTCCCTACTGTTAATGAATATACCATTGAGGTAGATACCGCTGGTAATAACTTTGAAAATGCAGTAGTAGTGACAACAGTAACTGATACCAATGAAGCATCTGTTTCTGTATTTAATTTTAATCTGGCACTCACCGGAAAATTAGGGTTTGAACCCTATTTGAGTGCTGATGTAGAAGTTCGTGTAGCCTCAATCGCTGGAGAAACAAACCCGCATAAGGCATACACGAATGCGATTTCAATGAACGTTACATCCTATGATCCTCCATTTGAGCCAGAAAAACTCATTGTTTATGGTAGTGATGATACAGAAATTGGATATTTAATGCCGGTTGACGAGCAGGGAACTTATGAAGGTTATGTGTATGTTGAGGCGGCCAATGAAATCCAGTTCGGCGATGAAGCACGTGAAACCATTCTTGGAAATGATGGAGCTGCGGGACCTGATGATGATGTGGATCTGAATGATGACCTTTTCGAAGACCAGGGATATATAGCAGTTGACTCAGGTTATTATCAGGTTACTGTTAATACTTATGATTATAACTTCGATATGTATGAAACCCATTGGGGTGTAATCGGTTCAGCCATGCCCGATGGTTGGGACAGCGATATTGACATGACCTACGTACCTGAAGATAATGTTTGGACCATCACTCAGGAAACCGCTGACGGTGAATTTAAGTTCCGTCCAAACGACCTTTGGGATCCATTGAACTATGGAGATGATGGTGCTGATGGAGTACCCGAGGAGTACGGTGCCAATATTGCCATCAGTGCAGGCACATGGACAATCACTTTAGATCTTAGTGAATACCCATACTCCTACACGGTAGAAGAAGCTAAATAA
- a CDS encoding RagB/SusD family nutrient uptake outer membrane protein translates to MKYLIKLTAILLGFVFIYTSCIDDLDTEPIDPDETTASAVFDDPGAYKAFLAKMYAGLAVSGQQGPAGMPDISGIDEGFSQYLRAYWEHQVLTTEEAIIGWDDQTIKDFHRQEWGSSDNFIAAMYYRIYYQISLANEFLRSTTEDKLNERGESDQTKAEVAQYRNEARFLRALSYWHALDLFGGGVPFVTEDDPIGSFMPSPINKQNLFEFIESELLAIEDDITAVGTNEYGRADQGAVWTLLAKLYLNAEVYINQGKYTECVTYAKKVIDEGPYTLEDNYEHLFLADNDHLQEVIFSINFDGIETRTYGGTTFIISAALGGDIPPEEFGLGGGWAGTRTTKALVNKFDANDGRALFYDESYGQSLEINDESDYQQGYAVGKFKNVTSTGAPGSDVTYPDTDFPMFRLADVYLMYAEAVLRGGNGGTVGQAVTYINQLRQRAYGDASGDINSGDLTLDFILDERARELYWECHRRTDLIRYDRLTGGDYVWPWKGDIKEGTATDSKYNLFPLPAADVNANTNLEQNPNY, encoded by the coding sequence ATGAAATATTTAATTAAACTTACAGCTATTTTATTGGGGTTTGTATTCATCTATACATCCTGTATAGATGACCTCGATACAGAACCAATAGACCCGGATGAAACTACAGCAAGTGCTGTTTTTGATGATCCGGGTGCTTATAAAGCATTTCTGGCAAAAATGTATGCCGGACTTGCCGTATCAGGCCAGCAAGGACCTGCAGGTATGCCAGATATCAGTGGTATTGACGAAGGTTTTAGCCAATATCTGCGCGCTTACTGGGAACACCAGGTACTAACAACAGAAGAAGCTATAATTGGCTGGGACGATCAGACCATTAAAGATTTCCACAGACAAGAATGGGGTAGTAGCGACAACTTTATTGCCGCCATGTATTACCGCATATATTATCAGATTTCACTGGCCAATGAATTCTTGCGTTCTACAACTGAAGACAAATTAAATGAACGTGGAGAATCTGATCAAACCAAAGCTGAAGTAGCTCAGTATCGCAATGAAGCTCGATTTCTACGTGCTTTAAGTTACTGGCATGCACTTGACCTATTTGGAGGAGGAGTTCCTTTTGTAACAGAAGATGACCCAATTGGTTCATTTATGCCTTCCCCAATTAATAAGCAAAACCTTTTTGAATTTATTGAATCAGAATTACTTGCAATCGAAGACGACATTACAGCAGTTGGCACTAATGAGTATGGTCGTGCAGATCAGGGTGCGGTATGGACCCTTTTAGCAAAATTGTATTTGAACGCCGAAGTTTACATCAACCAGGGCAAATACACAGAATGTGTTACTTACGCCAAAAAAGTAATTGATGAAGGGCCATATACATTAGAAGACAACTATGAGCACCTATTCCTTGCAGATAATGATCACTTACAGGAAGTTATTTTCTCAATTAATTTTGATGGTATTGAAACCAGAACTTACGGAGGTACTACTTTTATCATCAGTGCTGCCCTGGGTGGTGATATACCACCTGAAGAATTCGGTTTAGGCGGTGGCTGGGCTGGTACTCGTACCACAAAGGCACTTGTTAATAAATTCGATGCAAATGACGGACGTGCATTATTTTATGATGAATCATACGGACAATCTTTAGAAATTAATGACGAATCAGATTACCAGCAAGGATATGCTGTTGGTAAATTTAAAAATGTAACCAGCACAGGAGCACCAGGTTCAGACGTTACTTATCCGGATACCGACTTCCCCATGTTCCGTTTGGCAGACGTATACTTAATGTATGCCGAGGCCGTACTTAGAGGTGGTAATGGCGGTACAGTTGGCCAGGCTGTTACATATATTAACCAACTACGTCAGCGTGCCTATGGAGATGCTTCCGGCGACATCAACTCCGGAGACCTGACATTGGATTTCATCCTTGATGAGAGAGCAAGAGAACTATATTGGGAATGCCATCGCCGCACCGACCTAATTCGCTATGATCGCTTAACTGGTGGTGACTATGTATGGCCCTGGAAAGGTGATATAAAAGAGGGTACAGCCACAGATTCCAAATACAATCTTTTCCCTCTGCCAGCGGCAGATGTGAATGCCAATACCAATTTGGAGCAAAATCCAAATTATTAA